The region CTTTCACTGGATGGACCATTAGTGGCCAGTTTAGAGCCTCCTGCCTATGAAATTTTTCAGTTGCAGGATGCAACTGAACAAACAAGTCATCATCTAATGGAGTAGATGACCATCAGTAGGCTGAATGTAGAGGTTTGTCACTGTAACCTTATTACACCAAAGCTGAGGTGGCAATGGTCATCTTCCTGTGCCCTCAGAGAAGCCACAGTCTGGTAGCAGTTTGCTCTGTGTGGCTGTTGCAGCTGCTTCAACCACAGCATGTCCTTGGGATTTGGTTCTTTCATGTGTAAGAATTATTAGTCTGTGTTGGGAGCTGGTATGATTTACTGCACTGCCTCAAGTCAAGGGAGGTGGCCTGGGCTAGTCTATCTACCAAATGGCCTGGAAATGGGATCCAGAAGGGTCTTGGTACAGTAAATGACAAGTGCTCAGCTCATCTACCTCTTGGTATTAAATTGCCACTACTGATCTGACATGGCCCAGCCTGTGTAGTGGGCAGACACCTGGTCAGTGCTGAGTGTAGCCTTGAACTGGAGTCTGGTTTCAGGAGTGCTGGGCCCTGCCTGTCACTGGCTCCTTGCTGGGAGTCAGGTTTCTCAGACTTCAAACTTGCTGCTTGCTTTCTTGAGGAATGACATACTAATGGTTTGTGATGGGATTGTTCTTCCTTTCTAGTGTGAAAGATGACTTCTAGGAAGAAAGTGTTACTGAAAGTAATCATCCTTGGAGACTCTGGGTAAGTGGAAGAGCCTTTAAGATGCTAATCTGTATCTGGCAGAGCAGTGCTCTTGACTAGTGGAAGCCTGGATGCACTGTAAGaaatcagcagtgctgggaggagaTATTTTACAGCCCATGATAGCTGTGTTACCTCAGGTCTAAGAACTTCACTGCCCTCTGTTTTGAATGTATCCCTGCAGTTTTGTATCTTGAGGTCCTGCCACAATattaaatggggaaaatgtgGTGGGCAGACCACTGGAGTAGCAGCGTGGAATAGCCTTCTGCAAGGAGGACATGTGCTGTTGGAATGAGtgtttcactttaaaaaaaaattatttttaaaaaacccccaaaccactaGTAAGCATTCTTAGATAACTTCCTAAAATTCTGTCTCTGTCAGAGACATAGTCTGTACTGAGCCATCTGCTTTGCTTCTCAGGGCTAGCTGGAGCACGCCCCTTGGAGTGAAAGGCTTTGCTCTGTGCTCTCAGCAAGGAGTCTGCTCTGCTGTCACAGGTTCCTTGCTGTGCAGGCTGTAACCTGATTCCCATGACATAAGGCTTATTTATACCACTGTCCCCAGCAAGCTGTTATTCAGGGAGTGATTCTCAGCCACACAGAGGGCATGTGAGCCTCTGAGCTTGCTCTCTGGGAAGGATCTCCACCTCTGGGTGCCTAGCAGATGTGTTTGTGAGCTGTTGCCATCTGAGAGTGTCTGGTTTTCCACCTCCTCCTTCTGCAGAGGCTGAAGATTactgtttgttttgggtttctcTGAAGCACTTCATCTTCCAAAATTGCCGTCATGGTCATAATGTGATGTCTGTTCCTTACCAAGGATCAGATTAGTGATGGGGAAGTGAGGTTTCTCAGGATGTAATCCTTTGTATCCTTGGGTAGCTAATGCTCTTGCTCAGCTGGTGCCTCAGCATCTCTTGGTGTGCAAGCCCCTACTAGCAGAGGTGGGTGCTTTTTCCCTGGTTGAAAAGCCAAGAGGTTATGGGCAATGAAGGGCACTGGAATGTTCTCTTCAGGATGGTTAACTCAAACATTGTTGTAGAAACAGCCTACAAAGTCTTTCTCTTTTGTGTTCCTGTGCAGAGTGGGAAAGACATCGCTCATGAACCAGTATGTGAACAAGAAATTCAGTAACCAGTACAAGGCTACGATAGGTGCAGACTTCCTGACAAAAGAGGTGATGGTGGATGACAGGCTAGTGACAATGCAGGTAAGGAGGgactctgctccctgctgcaagGGGTGCCATCACCCCACTTGTATGGAAGCATCTGCTCTGGTGTAGCCCAGACTGGTGTAGGGATCAGTGTACTGGGTGTGACTCTTGTTTGCACTGAACTTCTGTTAGACATTAGTGCCTCTGGGCTTCTCTACAAATTTTTGCATGAACTGAACAAGGGAATGCAAAGATTAATCTGGGTTCAGCTAACAACAGTGTTGCTAGGCCCTGTTCAAAAAACTGGATTTGGTATTGTCAGTAAACTAGATCTTGTTAGAAAGATTCACTTCCCTAGTGTCCAAGAACTGGAAAGGACTCCTTAGGTCAACCATTCGTGTCACCCTGAGTCCTGTGGGTGTAGTGTTAACCTGCCAGCCTGCTTATGTCTCTGATATCTGCAGCTTTCATCTCTCCATGGTGAAACTGACTGCAACACAGCAAAAGCTGCAGCCATCAGAGGAGTGTTTGGACTCTGCTGATATCCAGGTGCATACAAGTACTGCAGGCAGGTCACCTGCTAACCCTAATACCCAAGTTCTGCTTGCCCAGGACAAGGATATGTCCCTGGCTGAGGCTGAACACAAAAAGGGTCAACTATCTTTAGAAGGTGTTTCTGGCTCTTGATGCTTAGTGCCTACAGAAATCCCCAAGCCTGCAGGTGCTGCTATCTGCCTAGCTGGGGACTATATGTGCCTAGTGGGGAGTTTTGGAATTAATGCCCTAATTGCAGACTGATTGTGTCAGAGTAGAACTGGCTTATCTGCCCTGTCTTTTGCTCCAGATATGGGATACAGCAGGCCAAGAACGATTTCAGTCTCTGGGAGTTGCCTTCTACAGGGGAGCAGATTGCTGTGTGCTGGTATTTGATGTCACGGCTCCCAACACGTTCAAAACCCTAGACAGCTGGAGGGATGAATTCCTCATTCAGGCCAGTCCAAGGGATCCTgagaattttccttttgttgtgCTGGGAAACAAGATTGACCTAGAAAACAGACAAGTGAGTACTGGGACTTACTAACCTCCTCTTAAGGAATTGCTGGAGTGGGAGACCTTGTAGAAACACAGGAGGGTTACCTGAGAAACGGGAGTGGGAGGTGCCTGAGAGTGGCTCAGATGTCTGCCACTGGAGAAGGGTTTCTCCTGCCTGGAGAGGTCAGACCCCTGTGCACAGCATGCTCCTGCCCACTGGTGGAAGGATTGCAGCAGCTTCCTGGGGAGGTGCAAGGAAaggagctgcttctcctcctccacatgtgctgagcagctcctATGGGAGCAAGCCAGTGCTCTGTGGTCTCATCATCCTTGGGCATGGTCCTCCTTGCCCTGGGGCTGGGTCTGTCAGGTGATGGGAAGTGGTATCCTGTGTTCTGTTTCAAGGCTGCGGGTCTGATGaggtcagagctgctctggttGGATATGAGGGATCTCTGGCCTTGccctgaaaataaaacccctcCCTGCATAGCAGAAGGTAGTGATGCTGTTCTCTGTCCACCCAGGTCACCACAAAACGGGCACAAGCCTGGTGCTACAGTAAAAACAACATCCCCTACTTTGAAACCAGTGCCAAGGAGGCCATTAACGTGGAACAAGCTTTCCAGACGATTGCACGAAATGCACTTAAACAGGTACGGAGGGGGGCAGCgtgcagccctgccccagtgctgtgggcagcctggggctcacccccagccttccccagctccttgcATGCTGGGagctgtctgcagagctgtggcattaactcctccttttctcccacTAGGAAACTGAAGTGGAACTTTACAATGAATTCCCTGAACCCATCAAACTAGACAAGACTGACCGAGCAAAGGCTTCTgcggagagctgcagctgctgaggggagCGGGAGGGGTTGAGCACAGTCCTTCACAAACAAATATCACACTTAGGCCTTCAAACACACAGCCCctcttctgtgtttaaaatgaaattacaaaaaaaaaaaaaaaatttgcatctCCAGCTGCCAAAATCCACCCATCTCTCATGAGCATCTGAGTCCTGCACTTCAGAGCTCACGTCCCTGCACCATCCACATCACACTTCATGGTAACAGACCTTTCTCTTAGTTTAAAATGGAAACTGTTATGTATGTTTGGAACTGAATCTAATTCCAGGTGTCCAATGGAGAGAAACTGTTTACAGGTAATCTGTGTAACAAGTTACATACATTTTTAACTGTCTCGTGTTTTCCCCTGTGAAGGCTGCAATTGGAAAGGCTGATTACCCATAGTTCATTGCAAGCTCAGCACTCAGTCAGACTAGGTTGAGTTTTGTATGTATCTCTGTTAATGCTTGTTACTTTTAACTAATCAGATCTTTTTACAGTATCCATGTATTATGTAATGCTTCTTTAGGAAAAATCTTATAGTACATGTTAATATATGCAAccaattaaaaatgtataaattagTGTAAAATTCCTGAATTACATGTTCAAGTACTGAAACACAGGTTGTGTAGAAAGTGAGGAGGACACTTGTGACCTGCGGCGTGCTAGCAACACAGAGTCCAGATAGAGGCAGTATTCTGTACAGTAGAGTTGAACTATGTAAGCCTTCTTGTTTTGAGGCCAAAAAGGCTTCATCTTCTGGAAAAATCTGTCTGGCTTCCTTGTATCTAAATTCTCAGATTTGCATAACAGCATTGATATGCACACTGGATTAttggatttaaaattaaatacagctATGAAATGACCTCATTTGTTCACCTCCCCTACTGCTTAACTCCTGCCATCCTGGAGCAAGCATgaggagccagagctgaggtGTGCCTGTGGCTCTTTGTGCTGTGGAAGGAGCTCCTCTCCCACTTGGGGTGTGGTAGCTGTTTCTTGAGGAATGACCTGGACTACGaatcttccctttcttcttaCTGACTGCTAATCTGGATTTTTGGTATGGAAAAACTTGGCAATCTAGtccctttcctctcttcctttcttcctggtATTTGTTCTTGCATTTGTAGCTTGCTTAAATGGAGCCCTTCTACCTGTTTTCCAGAGGTCTACATTCTAGTACGTAGGCTGAGCTCTtatgtaaagaaacaaacatgATGCCAATAAACTTAACAAGAACAAACCTTCTTGTTTACTCCTGTTTctgactctttttttcctccactaaCATGCTTTCTTCTGTCTAGTCACCATTCCAGCAAGCCTCAATGCCTGCTAAATGAAGGacatttctgcttcttccttaCTATAAACTTTGTGCCTTCCAGATGGGTTTTTGAGAGTGGGGTGAACCAGCTCTGCTTGCTTGGCTGGGGCACTGCTAaagtgttggggaagatgagaGTTACCCCTCTGCTTCTCTGGAATCTGCTTGCAGGGGCAGGAATGATGCTGGATCAGATCCCTCAGTGAGTACAGTCCTTCAGCCCTGTTCTGGGCATATGTCCTGGACAGCCAGTGTGTTTTGGGAGAGGCTGTTAAAGCTCTTGCTGCCTTCCCCTTGGAGGGGTTgtgtgagcagagcaggctcagccCTTCCTGCTCACCAGCAAGGCTGGCCTGGAATTCCTTGGAGTGAGTTGAGGGCCTTTCCGTGGTCCAGCCTAGTCAAAGTTAAGCCTTTAATTTCTTAATGCTGTGTATGACCCTCTGCTTGCACTCACCAAGGCTGAGCTGACAACTGTACCCagaggaagatggaaaacagTGAAACGAGGGCAGTTATTTCAAGAGCTTTCTAACAGTCTTTGTGCTCCATATCCTATTTTATAGTGCTGTCCTGTCATACTTTTCTTACTTGACCAGGCTTTTGCTGTCCACATCAATCTCAAATAACTGCACTAACAGTGTGTCCTGGTGGGACCACTTTTCTGTCTTCATGCTTTTTGAAAGACTTGGACCTTCTGCTCATCTTCATTTAAAGTGTTGCTCTGCACTTGTTTTCTTTGGACACAGCTGGAATGTGGAGAAAGCCAAgttgggggaggggggaaaggagatGGTCTGAACTTTGCAGCCCTCTGCCTGGTCTTGGGTAGTGGAGCTGAGGCTGCaagggctgtggctgagccttCAAGCCTGTGTTTAATGTCTTTCCAGTCAGATAAACTGGCAATAACCCAAGGCAGAGTGCTCCAGATGGGGTCGGACAGCTGTGGGGCTCCTTGCCACAGGATGTTATGGATGCTTCAGGGGAGGGGAGGATTCCATTTGCAACCTACATATCAATGTTTTTACATGTGGGAATACACACAAGTGTACAAAAACCAGTACAGGAGGCAAGCAGCATGGGAATTGGTGTCCTGCTGTTAAACTCAGAGGTGGTGGTGTCGCAGATGGGGACCAGTGTTCTGCATGAATCACTGTCATCACTGTGGTCTGGAGAATCCTGGGCCTGGAGAAGCCAGCTGGACTGACTGTTGCTGCAGGGAACACACACACTTAAAACCACGCCCTGCACCATTGGAGTCTCATGGCTTTTACTTTTGTGATGACCTCTGTTGCTGCTGCAATGACAGTGGGTGCAAGGGTGACTTGTTGCTGGGCGAATCCCAGAGGAAACGAGGCCCTGGTAGAGGCTGAGGCACTCAGCTGGTTCGTGGAGCCAGCTGAGCTCAGGTGTGGTTTTGCACTTTGCCGAagtcctggcagggcaggagcgaGAGACCCAAAGAAGGAGCCTGGCTGGACGAGGGGAGGGAAAAGCTACAGCCAGCTCAGAATTGAAGTGGGTGAAGCTGAGCGAGGTCGCGGCAGGGCGGGGTGGGCAGAGCCGGCAGGTGTGGGGCCTGGCGGCGACGGTGGCTGCTCCCACCGGGGCTGGAAGGGCTCAGAAGGCAGCTGTGTTGTGCCATGTGCAGATATAAAAGCTGGGGAATCACACAACCACATctgtgctgcaggggctgcgTGGGGGGAGTAGTGTCAAAGGAATGCCAGGCCGACCGCCGGCGCTGGCACGTGGAAGGCGGCACGGAGACGCCAAGCTGCGAAGCCTGGGGCGGGAACGGGAACTCTCCCACATGCCTTGGCAGTGCCACCTGCCCGGGCTTCAGGGCTGGACCTGCCCGGCACTgcagcctgccctgagccccagGAGGAGCCCTCCTGCCAGCCCGGTGCCTGCAGCCGCAGCCACTACAGCGGGCTCGGTGCCAGCCCCGTCCCTGCACTCCTGGAGCCCCAAGCGGCTGCCACCGCCACCAGCCCCAGGTGCGCAGGGACCCCCGCCCGGAGCACAGCCAGAGGGAAATACGGGatacaaacacagaaacatGCTCGGGTTTCTATAGGCACAGCAAAGGTTTTTAGGCAAACACGCGTGTGTTTGCTGTTTACACACTCAAACACAGTTACACCAGCAGGAATGTGTGTCTGTATTTATTTCCCAGGACACATCTTTTGGAGAGCAAAACAGCAGGGGAAGCAGGAGAGCACAAAGAAGCACAGGCAcggagctgtgtgtgtgtgaattgcTGTGTTACACAGGCAAATCTCCCAAGGCTGAGACACAGCACGAGTCAGTTACAGGTTTCTATTTGAGACATGTGTGGTTGCAGCCTTACCCATGTATACACATGTAGCataaagtatttctttcttcatacatacatatatatatatatatatatatatatatatatactcagagaaggagaaaaaattatttcacacaTAGATATGGCTACACCCATATatactttatttatatatttatataagaaaatttaaatattaattacatGGATATGCACATATACAAAGGTGTGTATGTCTGTGTATTAGTTACTGCCCCCATACATGGAGAGACAGAGATGATCACACACATTCagacacattttaaattattttatacatatatgcTTGTATTTTTATGggtgtggggtttttctctttgtctaCACACAGAGATTTTTCTTACTATTTATACACTTCTCTGcatctattttatatatatttaaatattttatatggttctatattatttcattatttctctctgttttttttatataaaaggGTCATTTAcatgcagctctgtgtgtgtagtTTAGCTATCTTTATATTTCTTTGAGAaagagaggagggggagggagacagagaaagaaaatgaaaggaaatacagacacataaataaatatctaaataaaTTGGATGTAGAGGTGGATATGGGAACATTTGTGTGGAGGGGGAATGACTGGCTGCCTCGTGCTTGCTCTCCATACACACATGCATGCAGACAGAGACTATATGTCCAGATcaatacatgcacacacacactgtatATGCATCCCAGATTTTATATATGGGGGCAGAAGAGAGGCTGGGAGAGACCACagcctcacacacacacacagagatacCCCACATGCATTTTTACAGGGGGAGGGATGTGATGGGCATATTTTTTACCATGCTCTGTGTAgatctttctctccctcttggaagaaaaaggaaaagatgggaAGAATGGTAGAAAatagagacacacacacaatcAGTTACATATATAAGAATTAGTTACATATATAAGTAAAAGTTTAAATAAAGTGTGTGTGGCTGGAGACATGGGGaatgctgtgtgtgtgtgaatagTGCATGTGCTTCATATTTGTGCACATGCACATATGTGTGCGTGTGTGTAGCAAGAGAAAGACTGAGCAGCTGACAATTTCACTGTATGTATGTGTACAATTTCACAAATATGTATATGTGCATGCAGGGAGAGAAGGGGCATTGTGTGTTTTTAAGGATATACTGCGTGTGTGAATATCTCTAATTATATATGTaataatatatagaaatatgtatTGATATAATGTGGATATATAGCAGAAGAGATTTTGTGTTAGTATGAACAATCTTGGTGATATTCCATATCTATATCCATGCAGAGAGAGCTGAATGAATAGGTCACTCTCTCTGCCCTCCATATATagtatatatgcatatatgtgtgtgtgtgtgtgtattatagaaaagtgtgtgtgtgagaacaACTCTCTCTCTGTAGATGCACATGTAcctatgtgtgtgtatatataaaaatatatatatttcaggCAAACTTGTATGCAAAGAGCTCTCATCCCTTTCTAAGCAGAGGTCTATGTATATAAATGGAGTGAGAGAATTATGCACATTTGTGAACATCTGACATGTTCTTGCTCTATATATATACATGAGTGTGCAAACAGTGCTTTCTCCAgttatatatgtatgcatatataaagagaatatatatgcatatataaagAGAATTCTCTGTGTGaagcttatatatatatatacacaaatatatgtatgtatatcgGTTtatctagttaaaaaaaaagcatttcatggGTGAGAACATGTATATACATAGGGAGAATATATATCAGAAAGAGTTGTATGTGAAAACAGTTCTCTGAACAGCtcagtgtgtgtgtatatatgcacATCTATATAGtctatataataataatatactTTATATTCAATATATTACATATACCATACCTGCTACTTCATCCTCCTAGCATCTAAGTATGTATGTATACGTACATGGAGGGTGTGCACGTGTGTGTGCAAGGAAATTGTGTAATTGTATGAATGAAAGAACAACTGTCTCTCTGTGCAGATGCATgtgtataaatatgtatatcTGTGtgcaggaagagaggaagagaattGTGAGTGTTAGCAGCTCTTTAAGTACAATACAGAGTGAGAACTGTGCATGAAAtctgtatatatacatatatatgcatctATATACTCATATATAAGGCAAGAGTACTGTGCGTGAGAATGGCTCTTACTATCTCTACTCATGTGTGTACATATGGAGAGAGAATATACCAACATATATACATAGATAtgcatatatttatgtattCCAGAGAATATATGTAGGGGGGGCAAAGAGAGAGACAGTCATGGAAACTGAGTTCGTGTGTATGAATTGCTCTCACtcattttgttatttatatatGTCTAAATATAAATATGGCAAGAGAGAGGATATGTGTGAACAGAGACTATTGTCAGTGTGAACCATTCACACGGACTATTGCTGTGTGAagatatttgtgtgtgtttttgtgcatttatttatatataacaaGAGTTGTGTGTGTGCAAACGGCTGTCTCCCAAATTATACATGCATAATGTATAAGGTATGCATAAACACGTAGAGAATTATGTGAGAAAACAGGCTCTCTCTACATATAGAAGTGTATATATATGTTGCAGCTTTCTCcctaaataatatattttatatatactataaatatatatacactataatatatattatatatattatataatatatgtataatatatattataatatatatataatatatatattatataatatatgtataatatatattataatatatatatatttacgTGTATAATCATGTAGTGAGCAAATTATGTGTGTGAACAGCTCTCCCCTAACTCTGTATGTTCTGTTAGAATTACATGTGAACATCTGTGTATGTAAGGgtacatatgtatatatgcatatatacatcTCCATACAGGAACAGAAAGCACTGTCACGTGTGAAAACAGCTCAGTGTATAGgtgtatatgcatatatatgaaCAGAGAACAATATGTATAAGTAATGATTTCTCTAATTATATTAGTATAAATTCATATATAGATAGTTATTAGTGAACACTTTCTGTACACATGTACACTATACAGAGCCAGTACTGTGTAGAAAAGCTCTTGTTCTCTATAATGTACCACATTCAGAGAAAGAATTACACAGAGATAATACAATTATAtagggcagggagagagagagagagtgaatGAACATATGTGTGTTTGAGACAATAGGTCTTGCTCTTTTCCTCAGGTGTATATGCACATGTATCTCTAGACAGCAAGAGAGAATAATGTGTGTGAACAGCTCCCA is a window of Vidua macroura isolate BioBank_ID:100142 chromosome 13, ASM2450914v1, whole genome shotgun sequence DNA encoding:
- the RAB7A gene encoding ras-related protein Rab-7a is translated as MTSRKKVLLKVIILGDSGVGKTSLMNQYVNKKFSNQYKATIGADFLTKEVMVDDRLVTMQIWDTAGQERFQSLGVAFYRGADCCVLVFDVTAPNTFKTLDSWRDEFLIQASPRDPENFPFVVLGNKIDLENRQVTTKRAQAWCYSKNNIPYFETSAKEAINVEQAFQTIARNALKQETEVELYNEFPEPIKLDKTDRAKASAESCSC